The Candidatus Cybelea sp. DNA segment CGACGGCGACCCGCGGATGCTCTGCCGGCGCGAAACAGACGAACCAGGAGTGCGAGCGACCGAGCGGATTCGTGGCCGTCCCGGTCTTCCCGGCGACGCTCACGTGCGGGATCTGCGCCGGTGTGCCGGTCCCGCGCTCGACCACGGCGATCATCATCTTCGTTACCTTCGCGGCCGTGTCGCTCGATACCGGGTTTGCGAGCGTCCCGGTGGCGGAGACGCTTGCGGGAACTCCGTCGCGAACGATCTGACGCACGACGTACGGACGCGGTTCGGCCCCGCCGTTTGCGATCGTCGCACCGATCAAGGCCATCTGCAACGGGGAGACGAGCAGCGCGCCCTGGCCGAAACCCATCTGCGCGAGCTCGCCGGGGACGATGGCCGCCTTGGGCGGCACCCGGCTGGTTTCGGCGGGAAGCTGAAAATCGAGCGACGCGCCGATGCCCCAGCGATCGAGATAGGAATAGAACGTATCCGTGCCCATCTTCAGGGCAATCTGCGCGAAGTCGACGTTGCTCGAGAGCGCGAAGGCGGTCGTCAAATCGCCGTAGCCCGTTGCTTCGCTTTCGTTGTCGTGCAGCGTAAAGTCACCGATCTGGAGATACCCCGGATCGTCGAAATGTGAATCCATCGCGACCGTGTTGCTGTCCAGCGCCGCCGCCGCCGTGAAGAT contains these protein-coding regions:
- a CDS encoding penicillin-binding protein 2, giving the protein MTNRAIRDLAAFFVVLFIVLAIRQIYIALVAAPKIAQRADNPRHALLDAGRGRILAGDGTVLAQTAGGRREYPLGASLAALVGYDSTRYGASGIEAAFDRALSPPDASGDAIAQLQELAATLRGSTAPPRGADVITTIVPAVQAQLFASLTRYSRAAGVVIDPQTGALLAIASVPSYDPNDFDGEFPSLRGDAGSPLLDRALDGLYPPGSTFKIFTAAAALDSNTVAMDSHFDDPGYLQIGDFTLHDNESEATGYGDLTTAFALSSNVDFAQIALKMGTDTFYSYLDRWGIGASLDFQLPAETSRVPPKAAIVPGELAQMGFGQGALLVSPLQMALIGATIANGGAEPRPYVVRQIVRDGVPASVSATGTLANPVSSDTAAKVTKMMIAVVERGTGTPAQIPHVSVAGKTGTATNPLGRSHSWFVCFAPAEHPRVAV